One Acidobacteriota bacterium genomic window carries:
- the dprA gene encoding DNA-protecting protein DprA, with the protein MRDASHTEYSHVAPPGASPHRSRCRLVRFLLPDVVVTARETLVEDVALSLFLVRRRLRRALLEPPAGGGDDQRRDVDPQRAAARFRDLPAHLREDGRRCRARARRLLDAAADGGIDPVGWSDSRYPRQLLTLDDPPPVVWLRGHAGVLARPAVAIVGSRAASPYAVAVAERLASELGGCGIVVVSGCARGVDAAAHRGVLAGEGATIAVLGSGVDVVYPAEHAELAASIARAGAVLSEFPPGMPPLRHHFPRRNRLISGLARGVVVVEAGARSGSLITARCAAEQGREVMAVPGNVLSGRSAGGHALIRDGAAIVETAGDVLEAIGVGAPGGTPDPAAAGVQRTAREAEDPLLRHMDPGEICAVDDLIEWSGLDSATVLLRLTELEIAGLVARAGPGRFVRSRLGMLT; encoded by the coding sequence ATGAGAGATGCTTCTCATACCGAATATAGCCACGTCGCGCCGCCCGGCGCAAGTCCTCATCGATCTCGCTGCCGCCTGGTTCGATTCTTGCTTCCGGATGTCGTGGTGACGGCAAGGGAAACTCTCGTCGAAGATGTCGCGCTGTCTCTGTTCCTGGTTCGGAGGCGATTGCGCCGCGCGCTGCTCGAGCCGCCTGCGGGCGGGGGCGACGACCAGCGGCGGGATGTCGACCCGCAAAGGGCGGCGGCCCGCTTTCGCGACCTGCCGGCGCACCTCCGCGAGGATGGCCGTCGCTGCCGGGCGCGCGCCCGCCGGCTGCTGGACGCCGCCGCCGACGGCGGTATCGACCCGGTCGGCTGGTCCGACTCCCGCTATCCCCGCCAGCTCCTGACGCTGGACGACCCGCCCCCGGTGGTCTGGCTGAGAGGGCACGCAGGCGTGCTCGCCAGGCCCGCGGTGGCGATCGTCGGCTCGCGCGCCGCCTCGCCGTACGCCGTCGCCGTCGCGGAGCGACTGGCGTCCGAGCTGGGCGGCTGCGGTATCGTGGTGGTGAGCGGGTGCGCGCGCGGCGTGGATGCGGCGGCGCACCGGGGGGTGCTCGCCGGCGAAGGGGCCACGATCGCCGTCCTCGGCTCGGGAGTCGATGTCGTCTATCCCGCCGAGCACGCGGAGCTCGCGGCGTCGATCGCGCGTGCGGGTGCGGTGCTGAGCGAGTTCCCGCCGGGCATGCCGCCGCTCCGCCATCACTTTCCCCGGCGGAATCGTCTGATCAGCGGACTCGCGCGGGGCGTGGTGGTCGTCGAGGCCGGCGCCCGCAGCGGCTCGCTCATCACCGCGCGCTGCGCGGCGGAGCAGGGTCGGGAGGTGATGGCCGTGCCCGGCAACGTTCTCAGCGGGCGCAGTGCCGGGGGGCATGCCCTGATCCGCGACGGGGCCGCGATCGTGGAAACGGCGGGCGATGTCCTCGAGGCTATCGGTGTCGGCGCGCCCGGCGGGACGCCGGACCCGGCCGCCGCCGGTGTGCAGCGGACGGCGCGGGAGGCGGAGGATCCCCTGTTGCGCCACATGGACCCCGGCGAGATCTGCGCTGTCGACGACCTGATCGAGTGGAGCGGCCTCGACAGTGCGACGGTTCTGTTGCGTCTGACGGAGCTGGAAATCGCGGGACTCGTCGCCCGTGCCGGACCCGGTCGATTCGTTCGGTCGCGCTTGGGGATGCTAACGTAA
- a CDS encoding tetratricopeptide repeat protein, producing the protein MRTCAGRRDVAIFGMRSISHRSDTLPGRTAIILVVTLVASIAPATAAPDSRDDAVAQVEFGISVAQAGLWDEAEYRWKRATEIDPDYAAAWNNLGIAYEQKGMFDEALEAYETALDLEPDNLNIQQNYDLFREIHDRVLQGDR; encoded by the coding sequence ATGAGGACTTGCGCCGGGCGGCGCGACGTGGCTATATTCGGTATGAGAAGCATCTCTCATCGGAGCGACACGTTGCCGGGCAGAACCGCCATCATCCTGGTCGTTACGCTGGTCGCCTCGATCGCGCCGGCCACGGCCGCTCCCGACTCCCGCGACGACGCGGTGGCGCAGGTGGAGTTCGGAATCTCCGTCGCGCAGGCGGGATTGTGGGACGAGGCCGAGTACCGCTGGAAGCGGGCCACGGAGATCGATCCCGACTACGCGGCCGCCTGGAACAACCTCGGCATCGCGTACGAGCAGAAGGGGATGTTCGACGAGGCGCTCGAAGCCTACGAGACCGCTCTCGATCTCGAGCCGGACAACCTCAACATCCAGCAGAACTACGATCTTTTCAGGGAAATCCATGACCGCGTTCTTCAAGGCGACCGTTAG
- the rplU gene encoding 50S ribosomal protein L21, with amino-acid sequence MFAIIESGGRQVRVEENALVTVDRLHKEVGDEVVFDRVLFVAGDGGFAAGAPYVPSATVTGVVDALDRGPKIRVFRKRRRKAWRRTLGHRTALTRVRITGINGV; translated from the coding sequence GTGTTCGCGATTATCGAGAGCGGCGGCCGGCAGGTGCGCGTCGAGGAGAACGCGCTCGTGACCGTCGACCGTCTGCACAAGGAGGTCGGGGACGAGGTCGTTTTCGATCGCGTTCTGTTCGTAGCCGGCGACGGAGGCTTCGCGGCCGGCGCGCCGTACGTCCCCAGCGCCACGGTGACCGGGGTGGTGGACGCTCTGGACCGGGGACCGAAGATTCGGGTGTTCCGGAAGCGGCGGCGGAAGGCGTGGCGCCGGACCCTCGGGCACCGGACCGCGCTGACCCGGGTGCGCATAACCGGCATCAACGGCGTGTAG
- a CDS encoding 50S ribosomal protein L27, with amino-acid sequence MAHKKGQGSSRNGRDSQAQRLGVKRFDGNLVPGGAILVRQRGRRFRPGLNVGLGKDDTLFATAAGRVRFEDHGSRGRTISVLPLEG; translated from the coding sequence ATGGCACACAAGAAGGGCCAGGGCAGCTCGCGCAACGGACGCGACAGTCAGGCGCAGCGTCTCGGCGTCAAGCGTTTCGACGGCAATCTCGTGCCGGGAGGCGCCATCCTCGTGCGCCAACGGGGACGGCGGTTCCGACCCGGCCTCAACGTCGGCCTCGGCAAGGACGATACGTTGTTCGCCACCGCGGCGGGACGGGTCCGCTTCGAGGATCACGGATCGAGGGGCCGCACCATCAGTGTCCTGCCGCTCGAGGGATAG
- the obgE gene encoding GTPase ObgE → MFVDEVDLHVAAGDGGNGCVSFRREKFVPRGGPDGGDGGRGGSVYLRATTHLNTLVKFTYHPLCRAKRGGHGEGANRTGRAGRDLYLDVPVGTVVYGADHDEGLEKLADLAENGQSWLAARGGDGGRGNRRFTTSTNRAPRRFEPGHPGETRTFRLRLKLLADVGLVGYPNAGKSTLIARVSAARPKIADYPFTTLSPNLGVVRLDDERSFVLADVPGLIAGAHEGHGLGHRFLSHLERTKVLVHVVDVSSASGRNPVSDFDTICAELARFRGADGLPAGAVAGLSGKPQIAAANKMDAVDEPERLEGLRRHLAARSVPLYTVSAVTGHGLPALLEAMWAAVRERSADEPGRPPQETA, encoded by the coding sequence ATGTTCGTCGACGAAGTCGACCTGCATGTGGCGGCCGGAGACGGCGGCAACGGGTGCGTCAGCTTCCGCCGCGAGAAGTTCGTGCCGCGGGGCGGACCCGACGGCGGCGACGGGGGTCGCGGCGGTTCCGTCTACCTGCGAGCCACCACGCACCTGAACACGCTGGTCAAATTCACCTACCATCCGCTCTGCCGCGCCAAGCGCGGCGGCCACGGCGAAGGCGCGAACCGCACCGGTCGCGCGGGCCGCGACCTGTACCTGGACGTGCCGGTCGGCACCGTGGTCTACGGGGCGGACCATGACGAAGGCCTCGAGAAGCTGGCCGACCTGGCCGAGAACGGGCAGTCCTGGCTGGCCGCGCGGGGCGGTGACGGCGGGCGCGGCAACCGGCGTTTCACCACGTCGACCAACCGCGCGCCGCGGCGCTTCGAACCGGGACACCCCGGCGAGACCCGTACCTTCCGGTTGCGACTCAAGCTGCTGGCCGACGTCGGCCTCGTCGGCTACCCCAACGCCGGCAAGTCGACGCTGATCGCCCGGGTGTCGGCGGCGCGCCCGAAGATCGCGGACTACCCGTTCACGACGCTGTCTCCCAACCTGGGCGTCGTCCGCCTCGACGACGAGCGCAGCTTCGTGCTCGCGGACGTGCCGGGGCTCATCGCCGGCGCCCACGAGGGGCACGGCCTGGGCCATCGCTTCCTGAGTCACCTGGAGCGCACGAAGGTCCTGGTCCACGTGGTCGACGTGTCGTCGGCCAGCGGGCGCAACCCGGTGAGCGACTTCGACACGATCTGCGCCGAGCTGGCCCGTTTTCGAGGGGCTGACGGACTGCCGGCCGGCGCCGTCGCCGGGCTGTCGGGCAAGCCGCAGATCGCCGCCGCCAACAAGATGGACGCCGTCGACGAGCCCGAGCGCCTCGAGGGCCTGCGGCGGCACCTCGCGGCGCGCTCGGTGCCTCTCTACACCGTCTCGGCGGTGACCGGACACGGACTGCCGGCTCTCCTCGAGGCCATGTGGGCGGCGGTGCGAGAGCGCTCGGCCGATGAACCCGGTCGACCGCCGCAGGAGACGGCGTGA
- the nadD gene encoding nicotinate (nicotinamide) nucleotide adenylyltransferase yields MTSGGSRIGLLGGTFDPVHYGHLDAADAARRSLALAEVVLVPSRVPPHKASPTRTSGYHRFAMAALAAAEHPGLRVSDLELRSTEPSYTSLTLQQLARVGYAPSQLFFILGSDAFAEIAHWHDFPGILGRSHFAVVARAGRPLADLRGRLPALAARMRRPAARSDAGAEAGSTSIWLVDAETRDVSSSTIRRRLAASEPTGDLLPDVVAAYISRHRLYDATPRGRLFA; encoded by the coding sequence GTGACGAGCGGCGGGTCCCGCATCGGCTTGCTCGGCGGCACGTTCGACCCGGTGCACTACGGCCATCTCGACGCCGCGGACGCCGCGCGGCGGTCCCTCGCGCTCGCCGAGGTGGTGCTGGTGCCTTCACGCGTGCCGCCGCACAAGGCCTCGCCGACCCGCACCTCGGGATACCACCGCTTCGCGATGGCGGCGCTCGCGGCGGCCGAGCACCCGGGTCTGCGCGTCAGCGACCTGGAGCTGCGGTCGACCGAGCCGTCGTACACGTCGCTGACGCTGCAGCAGCTCGCACGGGTCGGGTACGCGCCCTCGCAACTCTTCTTCATCCTCGGCAGCGACGCGTTCGCAGAAATCGCACACTGGCACGACTTCCCGGGGATACTGGGTCGCAGCCACTTCGCCGTCGTCGCGCGAGCCGGAAGGCCCCTGGCGGATCTGCGCGGCCGGCTGCCGGCGCTGGCCGCTCGGATGCGGCGTCCCGCGGCCCGCTCCGACGCCGGAGCCGAAGCCGGCTCCACGTCGATCTGGCTCGTCGATGCGGAGACCCGCGACGTGTCGTCCTCGACCATCCGGCGCCGCCTGGCTGCCTCGGAGCCGACCGGCGACCTGCTGCCGGACGTCGTCGCCGCCTACATCTCCCGGCATCGACTCTACGACGCCACCCCGCGTGGCCGGTTGTTTGCATGA
- the rsfS gene encoding ribosome silencing factor, whose product MTTNVLDLPEPLPQIIDAMEDKKALDVVVLDLRRSGAFTDYFVVCSGRSTRQVQAIADAVGQRLRAVDARPTHVEGYDHAEWVLMDCFDVIVHIFTRDTREIYDLERLWGSATRIEIPVPGEGRPAGDE is encoded by the coding sequence ATGACTACCAACGTGCTCGATCTCCCGGAGCCTCTCCCGCAGATCATCGACGCGATGGAGGACAAGAAGGCGCTCGACGTCGTCGTGCTGGATCTGCGCCGCAGCGGCGCCTTCACCGACTACTTCGTGGTCTGCTCCGGGCGCAGCACGCGGCAGGTACAGGCCATTGCCGATGCGGTCGGCCAGCGGCTGCGCGCGGTCGATGCGCGGCCGACCCACGTGGAGGGGTACGACCACGCCGAGTGGGTGCTGATGGACTGCTTCGACGTGATCGTCCACATCTTCACGCGGGACACGCGGGAGATCTACGACCTGGAACGCCTGTGGGGCAGCGCGACCCGTATCGAGATCCCGGTCCCGGGCGAAGGTCGGCCGGCCGGCGACGAATAG
- a CDS encoding ComF family protein, with amino-acid sequence MRALDAILAVVWAPRCAACDDPLDAPTRGVVCAACWRRLPAIAAPVCDRCGVPVATGDTRADARCAECRRTGGPPTERRAVGVHAGTLRAIVHAFKYDGRRSLARPLAQRMREAGGDWLRGADIAVPVPLHAFRQWRRGFNQAADLAAHLGIPVVQALRRTRHTGRQVELSRAARLEALGGAFALARRGSRRTAAAAIRGRSVVLVDDVITTGATVDACAAVLRDAGARQVRALSAALAVAARSQPPFPRPRHPAPVRRRCAPSPAGRPDAGSSAEPA; translated from the coding sequence ATGCGCGCGCTCGACGCGATCCTGGCGGTCGTCTGGGCGCCGCGTTGCGCGGCGTGCGACGATCCGCTCGACGCCCCGACCCGGGGAGTCGTCTGCGCGGCCTGCTGGCGCCGGCTTCCCGCCATCGCGGCGCCGGTCTGCGACCGTTGCGGCGTGCCGGTGGCAACGGGGGACACCCGGGCGGACGCGCGGTGCGCCGAATGCCGGAGAACCGGCGGTCCGCCGACCGAGCGCCGGGCCGTCGGGGTGCACGCGGGCACGCTGCGGGCCATCGTCCACGCGTTCAAGTACGACGGGCGGCGATCGCTCGCACGGCCCCTCGCGCAACGCATGCGGGAAGCCGGCGGCGACTGGCTGCGCGGCGCGGACATCGCGGTGCCGGTGCCGCTGCACGCCTTCAGACAGTGGCGGCGGGGATTCAATCAGGCGGCCGATCTCGCGGCGCACCTCGGCATACCGGTCGTCCAGGCGCTGCGGCGCACGCGCCACACCGGCCGGCAGGTCGAGCTGTCGCGTGCCGCACGGCTGGAGGCGCTCGGAGGCGCGTTCGCCCTCGCGCGCCGCGGCAGCCGGCGCACGGCCGCCGCGGCGATCCGCGGACGCTCCGTCGTGCTCGTCGACGACGTGATCACGACCGGTGCGACGGTGGACGCCTGCGCCGCGGTGCTCCGCGATGCGGGGGCGCGGCAGGTGCGGGCGCTCAGCGCAGCTCTGGCAGTCGCGGCTCGATCGCAGCCGCCATTTCCGCGGCCACGACATCCGGCGCCTGTTCGGCGTCGATGCGCACCCAGTCCGGCCGGGCGGCCTGACGCAGGTAGCTCTGCCGAACCCGCGTGA
- the tmk gene encoding dTMP kinase: MLVAVEGLDQTGKTTQAQHLRDRLRASGYKSRVVSFPDYDSFLGEEIARALQGERDYGPEAMQLLYVANRFERKADIERWHAAGLIVLFDRYIASGIAYGEGQGLDPDWLASIQGALPQPELTILLDAAPDATAARKQTGRDQYERDLALLTRVRQSYLRQAARPDWVRIDAEQAPDVVAAEMAAAIEPRLPELR; encoded by the coding sequence ATGCTGGTGGCGGTTGAAGGGCTGGACCAGACCGGCAAGACGACACAGGCGCAGCACCTGCGGGATCGACTCCGCGCCTCCGGGTACAAGTCGCGGGTCGTCTCTTTCCCGGACTACGACAGCTTCCTGGGCGAGGAGATCGCCAGGGCGCTGCAGGGCGAGCGGGACTACGGTCCGGAAGCGATGCAGTTGCTGTACGTCGCGAACCGCTTCGAGCGCAAGGCGGACATCGAGCGCTGGCACGCCGCCGGCCTGATCGTGCTGTTCGACCGGTACATCGCGTCCGGGATTGCCTACGGTGAAGGGCAAGGGCTCGATCCCGACTGGCTGGCCTCCATCCAGGGGGCTCTTCCGCAGCCGGAGCTGACCATCCTGCTCGATGCCGCGCCGGACGCGACCGCGGCCCGCAAGCAGACCGGCCGCGATCAGTACGAACGCGACCTCGCGTTGCTCACGCGGGTTCGGCAGAGCTACCTGCGTCAGGCCGCCCGGCCGGACTGGGTGCGCATCGACGCCGAACAGGCGCCGGATGTCGTGGCCGCGGAAATGGCGGCTGCGATCGAGCCGCGACTGCCAGAGCTGCGCTGA
- the lysA gene encoding diaminopimelate decarboxylase: MPGFTFSPHPVTCDGVSPAALAAAEGTPLYVYSAALIVDRYRALDAALGAYPHRVHYALKANSTLGIVRLLHSAGSAVDANSGGEMAVARRAGVDPRDIVFTGVGKTAAELEEAVCIGVGAINAESAGEVDRIDRIATARGVRARVAVRINPGIEADSHPGIVTGGPEHKFGVPIEDAGAVCRDAAGRPGLVLVGVHAHVGSQLTTLDAVARTASTMARFAQDLRDAGVALEHVDLGGGLGISYDGSPALDVAEYAGTLVEAVAPTGLTLLVEPGRWIVGPAGALVATVVDVKPRRAGRYFVVLDAGMSELLRPALYGAEHRLERLTERAGPDVTCDVVGPICETTDVIRLGQSMPLPEVGDLVLVRDAGAYGSAMASNYNRRALPAEALVEGGAWRMIRRRQTVEDLLACES, encoded by the coding sequence ATGCCCGGATTCACGTTCTCACCGCACCCGGTGACCTGCGACGGGGTGAGTCCGGCGGCCCTGGCGGCTGCCGAGGGGACGCCCCTGTACGTCTACAGCGCGGCCCTCATCGTCGACCGCTACCGCGCGCTGGACGCCGCGCTCGGCGCGTATCCCCATCGCGTGCACTACGCGCTGAAGGCGAACTCGACGCTCGGCATCGTGCGCCTGCTGCACTCGGCGGGCAGCGCCGTGGACGCCAACTCGGGCGGCGAGATGGCGGTGGCGCGACGGGCCGGCGTGGATCCCCGGGACATCGTCTTCACCGGCGTGGGCAAGACCGCGGCCGAGCTCGAGGAGGCGGTGTGCATCGGCGTCGGCGCGATCAACGCCGAATCGGCCGGCGAGGTGGACCGCATCGATCGAATCGCGACCGCGCGCGGCGTGCGGGCGCGGGTGGCCGTGCGGATCAATCCCGGCATCGAGGCCGACAGCCATCCCGGCATCGTGACCGGCGGTCCGGAGCACAAGTTCGGGGTGCCGATCGAGGACGCGGGCGCCGTGTGCCGCGATGCGGCGGGCCGTCCCGGACTCGTCCTCGTCGGCGTGCATGCGCACGTGGGATCGCAGTTGACGACCCTGGACGCGGTGGCGAGGACCGCCTCGACGATGGCGCGCTTCGCGCAGGATCTGCGTGACGCGGGCGTCGCGCTCGAGCACGTCGATCTCGGCGGCGGGCTCGGGATCTCGTACGATGGGAGTCCGGCGCTCGATGTCGCGGAGTACGCCGGGACGCTCGTGGAGGCGGTGGCGCCGACGGGACTGACGCTGCTCGTCGAGCCGGGCCGCTGGATCGTCGGGCCGGCGGGTGCGCTCGTGGCAACCGTGGTGGACGTGAAGCCCCGGCGCGCCGGACGCTACTTCGTGGTGCTCGATGCCGGCATGAGCGAGCTTCTGCGGCCGGCTCTCTACGGCGCCGAGCACCGTCTGGAGCGGCTGACCGAGCGCGCCGGGCCGGATGTCACGTGCGACGTGGTCGGGCCGATCTGCGAGACGACCGACGTGATCCGGCTCGGGCAGTCGATGCCGCTGCCGGAGGTCGGCGATCTGGTCCTGGTGCGCGACGCGGGGGCCTACGGGTCGGCGATGGCATCCAACTACAACCGCCGCGCCCTGCCGGCCGAGGCCCTGGTGGAGGGCGGCGCCTGGCGGATGATCCGCCGTCGCCAGACGGTGGAAGACCTGCTGGCCTGCGAGTCGTGA
- a CDS encoding RNA polymerase sigma factor has product MVRGAGGPVEPGGPERRRFDPPRVPARNLRLVPTDPLAGPADSTDTLIEACLRGDQSAWDAIVRRYRRKVFNVAYTFVGRHDEAEDLTQDIFLKVFKALGTFDRRANFTTWIISVSRNLCIDHYRRVRKEREVVDHRVDASELTPVSGGLDAFARLDRFDRRALLREALAALPETLREAVALRDLQELSYQEIARQLGLPDGTVKSRINRGRHELARQVLRIEKAQRADNSRRAGAAAATP; this is encoded by the coding sequence ATTGTACGCGGGGCCGGCGGCCCTGTCGAACCGGGCGGTCCGGAACGGCGGCGATTTGACCCGCCACGCGTGCCCGCGCGAAACTTACGGCTTGTGCCCACCGATCCGCTGGCCGGGCCGGCCGACTCCACCGACACCCTCATCGAGGCCTGTCTGCGGGGAGACCAGTCGGCGTGGGACGCCATCGTCCGCCGCTACCGCCGGAAGGTGTTCAACGTCGCGTACACGTTCGTGGGTCGCCACGACGAGGCCGAGGATCTGACGCAGGACATCTTTCTGAAGGTCTTCAAGGCGCTCGGCACGTTCGACCGCCGGGCCAACTTCACCACGTGGATCATCAGCGTCAGCCGCAACCTCTGCATCGATCACTACAGGCGCGTGCGAAAGGAACGCGAGGTCGTCGATCACCGCGTGGACGCGAGCGAGCTGACACCGGTGTCCGGAGGTCTCGACGCGTTCGCACGACTCGATCGCTTCGACCGGCGGGCGTTGCTGCGCGAGGCCCTCGCGGCGCTGCCGGAAACGCTCCGGGAAGCGGTCGCTTTGCGCGATCTGCAGGAACTGTCCTATCAGGAAATCGCCAGGCAACTCGGTCTTCCGGACGGCACGGTGAAGTCGCGAATCAACCGGGGACGCCACGAGCTGGCGCGCCAGGTGCTGCGGATCGAGAAGGCGCAGCGCGCGGACAACAGCCGGCGTGCGGGAGCAGCGGCGGCCACCCCATGA
- a CDS encoding STAS domain-containing protein: MSGATGMNLSSERVGRAVLVRVGEAKLTYQILSKFADAVTKLFAAGEKRVIIDLSRVVYVDSATIGCLMDLYRQADKLGGAIKLAGVQKRVETMLTMTGAHNFIELHADEAGAASSFGE, from the coding sequence ATGAGCGGAGCAACGGGAATGAACTTGTCAAGCGAACGCGTCGGCAGAGCGGTTCTCGTCCGGGTGGGCGAGGCCAAACTGACGTACCAGATCCTCTCCAAGTTCGCGGACGCGGTGACGAAGCTGTTCGCGGCCGGCGAGAAACGCGTGATCATCGATCTGTCGCGGGTCGTGTACGTCGACAGCGCGACGATCGGCTGCCTGATGGACCTGTACCGCCAGGCCGACAAGCTCGGCGGCGCGATCAAGCTGGCAGGCGTGCAGAAGCGTGTCGAAACGATGCTGACCATGACGGGCGCGCACAATTTCATCGAGCTGCACGCGGACGAGGCCGGCGCCGCCAGCAGCTTTGGGGAATGA
- a CDS encoding UDP-3-O-acyl-N-acetylglucosamine deacetylase: MTTQRTLRRSVSCTGIGLHSGRKVTLRLKPAPPDHGIRFKRLDLDGLEVPAVADRIAGISYATGLAQDAASVGTVEHLLAALVGLGIDNVSVELDQAEVPIMDGSAASFVYLVHEAGVRKLKAARRFLKVVRPIALSNGNKRIAVYASDHFKVTYSISFDHPLLRHQSRTQHVTEETFQEEIAPARTFGFLKEVEQLRKKGLALGGSLDNAIVLGETGFLNNTLRFDDEFVRHKILDVIGDLALVGYPIIGHVVAHRGGHALHAGFARKILEETDAWRLVEFQPGPSEEPVPAVSPGAVPAR; the protein is encoded by the coding sequence ATGACGACCCAGCGGACTCTTAGGCGGTCGGTTTCGTGCACCGGTATCGGGCTCCACTCGGGGCGGAAGGTGACCCTTCGACTCAAGCCCGCCCCACCCGATCACGGTATCCGCTTCAAACGTCTCGACCTCGACGGTCTGGAAGTACCCGCGGTGGCGGACCGGATAGCGGGCATCAGCTACGCCACCGGTCTGGCGCAGGACGCGGCGTCGGTCGGCACGGTGGAGCATCTGCTGGCGGCGCTGGTCGGTCTCGGGATCGACAACGTGAGCGTCGAGCTGGATCAGGCGGAAGTGCCGATCATGGACGGCAGCGCCGCATCCTTCGTCTACCTCGTGCACGAGGCCGGCGTGCGCAAGCTCAAGGCGGCCCGGCGATTCCTGAAGGTCGTCCGCCCCATCGCGCTCTCCAACGGCAACAAGCGGATTGCCGTCTACGCCTCCGATCACTTCAAGGTCACCTACAGCATCAGCTTCGATCATCCGCTGCTGCGGCACCAGTCGCGGACCCAGCACGTGACGGAGGAGACGTTCCAGGAGGAGATCGCGCCCGCGCGCACGTTCGGCTTCCTGAAGGAGGTCGAGCAGTTGCGCAAGAAGGGGCTCGCGCTCGGCGGCTCGCTCGACAACGCCATCGTGCTCGGCGAGACCGGCTTCCTGAACAACACGCTGCGCTTCGACGACGAGTTCGTCCGCCACAAGATTCTCGACGTGATCGGCGATCTGGCGCTCGTCGGTTACCCGATCATCGGGCACGTGGTCGCCCACAGGGGCGGACACGCGCTCCACGCCGGTTTCGCCCGGAAGATACTGGAAGAGACCGACGCGTGGCGCCTCGTCGAATTCCAGCCCGGGCCATCCGAGGAGCCCGTCCCCGCGGTCAGTCCCGGCGCCGTCCCGGCGCGCTGA